The Carassius gibelio isolate Cgi1373 ecotype wild population from Czech Republic chromosome B9, carGib1.2-hapl.c, whole genome shotgun sequence genome includes a region encoding these proteins:
- the lypd6b gene encoding ly6/PLAUR domain-containing protein 6B, translated as MAADLALVTVLVQLLVDLVTGDSIDFYNIMPAVEATPYPKSFKCFTCEQALDNYSCNRWAEDVWCPQNTQFCMTIHHFSHHGKTKLVTKRCAVREECQLAGCRHHKNTHHECISCCEGMVCNVELPTNHSNAVFTQRQTQSSAAPTFRIWDCVTLLVPVLLGLLPL; from the exons ATGGCAGCAGATCTGGCCTTAGTCACTGTTCTCGTCCAGCTTCTTGTTGATTTGGTGACAGGTGACAGCATTGACTTCTACAATATCATGCCTGCCGTAGAAG CCACCCCGTACCCCAAGAGTTTCAAGTGCTTCACATGTGAACAGGCCTTAGACAACTACAGCTGTAACCGCTGGGCAGAAGATGTGTGGTGTCCTCAGA ATACTCAATTTTGTATGACAATACACCACTTCAGCCATCATGGAAAGACAAAATTAGTTACCAAAAGATGTGCTGTGCGTGAAGAATGCCAGTTAGCTGGCTGtagacatcacaaaaacacacaccat GAGTGCATTTCTTGCTGTGAAGGGATGGTTTGTAACGTAGAGCTGCCGACCAATCACAGTAATGCAGTGTTTACCCAGAGACAAACCCAAAGCTCGGCAGCACCCACTTTCAGGATCTGGGATTGTGTGACCCTGCTGGTCCCAGTTCTCCTGGGACTGCTACCATTGTGA